A window of the Chryseobacterium arthrosphaerae genome harbors these coding sequences:
- a CDS encoding hydroxymethylglutaryl-CoA lyase yields MFLTECPRDAMQGWGEFIPTDKKIDYINSLMDVGFDVLDCLSFVSPKAIPQMADSDEVAENIDKSRSGTKVSAIIGNYRGAEKALKHQSVDILGFPFSISETFQHRNTNKSQEEAFDEIIRMLELVKSEGKQLNIYFSMAFGNPYGEMWKWEDVDHWAQRFSEIGVKDILLSDTTGVATPETIALLFEKIPGKYPEINFGGHFHNRYEDSYSKLKAAYDQGCRRFDSAIKGIGGCPMAKDDLVGNMPTEQVINFMSVEKADHRLNLLNFESSYNKAKDIFHF; encoded by the coding sequence ATGTTTCTTACCGAATGTCCTAGAGATGCAATGCAGGGATGGGGAGAGTTTATCCCTACCGATAAAAAAATAGATTATATCAACTCCCTTATGGATGTTGGTTTTGATGTATTGGATTGTCTGAGCTTTGTTTCTCCAAAAGCAATTCCCCAGATGGCTGACTCTGATGAGGTGGCTGAAAATATTGATAAATCCCGTTCCGGAACTAAGGTTTCTGCTATTATCGGAAATTACAGAGGTGCTGAAAAAGCATTGAAACATCAGTCTGTGGATATTCTGGGGTTTCCGTTCTCAATTTCTGAAACATTCCAGCACAGAAATACCAATAAGAGCCAGGAAGAAGCCTTTGATGAAATTATCAGAATGCTTGAGCTGGTAAAAAGCGAGGGAAAGCAATTGAATATTTATTTTTCTATGGCTTTCGGAAACCCTTATGGAGAAATGTGGAAATGGGAAGATGTAGATCATTGGGCACAAAGATTTTCGGAAATAGGAGTAAAAGATATCTTACTTTCTGATACTACTGGAGTGGCCACCCCTGAAACCATTGCGCTTTTATTTGAAAAAATCCCGGGTAAATATCCGGAAATCAACTTCGGGGGGCATTTTCATAACCGTTATGAAGATTCTTATTCGAAATTAAAAGCGGCTTATGATCAGGGCTGCCGTAGATTCGACAGTGCCATCAAAGGTATTGGAGGCTGTCCCATGGCTAAAGATGATCTTGTGGGAAATATGCCTACAGAACAGGTGATCAATTTCATGAGTGTGGAAAAAGCAGATCACAGGCTGAACCTGCTGAACTTTGAAAGTTCTTACAATAAGGCGAAGGATATTTTTCACTTTTAA
- a CDS encoding sulfurtransferase — MSPVISPSELKNLSKEKLIILDARTGKDVKQNYLEKHIRGARFIDLDKDLAEIGDNAAFGGRHPLPAVEKFAETLADLGISEDSHIIVYDDKNGSNAAARAWWMLKSFGLENVQVLDGGMQSAENNGVDFSTGEETFDKTPLIRKDHWALPISSLEDVENELQNNSSTVIDVRDAYRYKGESEPIDLVAGHIPGAINIPFSENLDENGNFLKPEIIREKYSRLLENRAEHLIVHCGSGVTACHTILALNYAGFPIPDLYVGSWSEWSRREGKEIAKEL, encoded by the coding sequence ATGTCTCCAGTAATCTCACCGTCTGAATTAAAAAACCTTTCAAAAGAAAAGCTCATCATTCTTGATGCAAGAACAGGGAAAGATGTAAAGCAAAACTACCTGGAAAAACATATCAGAGGGGCCAGATTCATTGATCTGGATAAAGATCTTGCTGAGATAGGAGACAATGCTGCTTTTGGAGGAAGACATCCGCTTCCTGCTGTAGAAAAATTTGCAGAAACCCTTGCAGATCTGGGTATTTCTGAAGATTCGCATATCATTGTTTATGATGATAAAAACGGATCAAATGCAGCGGCAAGAGCATGGTGGATGCTAAAATCTTTTGGACTTGAAAATGTTCAGGTCCTGGATGGCGGAATGCAGTCTGCTGAAAATAATGGCGTGGACTTTTCTACCGGAGAAGAAACATTTGATAAAACCCCATTGATCCGTAAAGACCACTGGGCTCTTCCCATCTCCAGTCTGGAAGATGTTGAAAATGAACTGCAAAACAATTCTTCCACCGTCATTGATGTAAGAGATGCTTATCGCTACAAGGGTGAATCTGAGCCTATTGACCTGGTGGCAGGACATATTCCCGGAGCAATCAATATCCCTTTTTCTGAAAATCTGGATGAGAACGGAAACTTTCTGAAGCCGGAAATCATAAGGGAAAAATACAGCAGATTGTTAGAAAACAGAGCAGAGCATCTGATCGTTCACTGCGGCTCGGGAGTTACTGCATGCCATACGATCTTAGCTTTGAATTATGCAGGGTTTCCAATACCGGATCTGTATGTAGGCTCATGGAGTGAATGGAGCAGAAGGGAAGGAAAAGAAATTGCAAAAGAGCTTTAA